From Alphaproteobacteria bacterium SS10, a single genomic window includes:
- a CDS encoding antibiotic biosynthesis monooxygenase, whose protein sequence is MSPDELAAGRVYLTGHIDVPADRLTAVRDALDEHIALTRAEPGCLSFDVVEQDDPPGRFSVAEVFENQQAFDAHQERTKQSAWFQVTERIPRHYTITTKAD, encoded by the coding sequence ATGAGCCCTGATGAATTGGCGGCGGGCCGCGTCTACCTTACCGGCCATATCGATGTGCCGGCGGATCGCCTGACAGCGGTTCGCGATGCGCTGGATGAGCACATCGCCCTGACCCGGGCAGAGCCGGGCTGTCTGTCATTTGACGTGGTGGAGCAGGATGACCCGCCAGGTCGGTTCTCGGTGGCTGAAGTCTTTGAGAACCAGCAAGCCTTCGATGCCCATCAGGAACGGACCAAACAGTCAGCTTGGTTCCAGGTAACCGAGCGGATTCCCCGGCATTACACAATCACGACCAAGGCGGATTAG